CACCAAACCTGCTCAGATGGACTTGAGATAACGCCACCAGAAGTTCAACCCTTGTCCTGAACTTCAGCCTCCCACATTCACCCAGAATGGCGGATCCCACTGGGCCGAGCTCTGAGGGGGCCGGGGCAGGCACGGCCGAGGTCGACGCCTGCAGTTTGGAGATAGAGAGGAAGTATGATGTCATCCCTGCCGTCATCTGCTCCATGTGTTGCCTCTTTGGCATCATTTACTGCTTCTTTGGTGAGGATCCCTGCCGCCTCGCAGACCTTGTTTTCAATGTTTCAATGTTCTCGGGATGACGTATAACTGTAAACTTACCTCCATTTTCAATTGATGTTGCAAGTAGGTATCTTCTGTTTCGTGTTTAAAATTTGGGATTCATATCTCTTGTCTCTCTGCGTCCAGGTTACCGCTGTTTCAAGGCTGTCATGTTCCTGTCTGGTCTGATGTTCGGCTCCGTCATCATCTTCTTGCTGTGCCACAAGGAGCATGTGCTGGACACGCAGCTGAGCGTGGAGGCCAGCGCGGGCATCGGCCTCGGTATCGGCCTGCTGTGCGGCCTGGTCACCATGCTGGTGCGAAGCGTCGGCCTCTTCATGACCGGCCTGCTGCTGGGCCTCCTGCTGGCTCTCGCCGCCCTGCTGGTCACTCACCAGTTCTACACTCCAACCACAGTCTGGGTCCCGCTGGGCGCACTTCTGGGAACGGGCATGCTGTTCGCCGTGCTGACACTGCAGTGGCAAAAGCTGTTCACCATACTCTCCACGGCAGTGTTCGGGGCAGCTatcatgactgtgtgtgctgattACTTTGTGGAGATGCTGGCGTTGGCCACACACGTGTATGAATGCTTGCGCCTCACATCCGggcctcctctctgctggtACAGCTGGGTCATTCTGGGCATCTGGCCCGCCCTCAGCCTCATAGGAGTACTGGTCCAGTGGAAACTGACTGATGACAGCTTCTCGCACACTGAGGGTAAGGAGAAAATGTCGTCACGCTTCGAGTCCAAGTTCGGTTGTCAGCAGGCCCGAATTTATGTCCGACTTATAAGAATTAAACTTAAGAATGTAGAATAAAagccagtggaggaggaggagtaaaaCGGCTCTCTCGAGCGACTTCCTCCCACTTGAAGCATGtagtatttaagtatttaaagGCCACTCTCAAGTGAttacatgatgaattacatataTGTATGGGAGACATGGATTTACCCCATATCTGccccttttgtttgtttgcatttaaaaGTCATAAAATGTTCTTAGTGGTATATTATTCAGCAACAATTCTATGtgattttaatatgtttttgtgAAACCCCCAATATCTTCCCAAGTAATTAATAAGTAAAATGAACTATTATCATTTATgatacataaacataaatagggaaagaaaaggaaaacctGAACCAGAAAATAGAATCTGTAGTTTGTGCCACACAGTGCAATCATAAAGATGCTTTGAAAGTTATTGCAAACTAAACTGTTGAAATTAATTTCAACCCTGATAAATGCAAAACCCAACATTCAATGCAAAGAAAAGGCTAAAATGATCCTATTCTGAACATAGTTTTGATCATGAGCACTGATACACAAGACTgagtatttaaaaaattttacaCGTAGCTAAATAAAGATGATTAAATATCATTTAAGTTTGCGAGTGAAGAATTTTTACTTTCATCCTCTTATGTGCAAAACTTCCATTTAGGTGTTTTGAAGACTATTTTACACAAATCATTTCTACTGGCTCTGCATCACATAGTTTGCTCAGACTGACTGTAATTTGCTTAATGATAAAACGTTTAAAAGTTGCCTTTGATTCCCTTTCTCTTCGTAGTTGTCATCAGTCGGAGACAGAAGAGAGTCCAGCTGATGCGGATCCGAGAGAAGGATGCCAAGAAGCGACAGCAGGCAGGTGGGCAGGAAGGCACGTACCGCCGTAAACCCACCCCAGTCAAACGTTACGCTGGGGATCTACTGGCACCGGTCAGTGTCACCCAACATGGCGTGTGCTGTAGATGCTGATACTGATGCCACAAATAAAATCCTTGTCGAGTTGACCCCTCTGTTTTCACGTACTCACTCACCCCTCCCTGTCTTGTCCTTCGCAGAGCTACCTGCAAAGTCTGCGGGACAGACAAATGGGCACAGGCACTTCCCTTAGCAGCCTGGGCACCGCCAACCACACCATGATCGACTTGGACTACGACACCGGGTCCACGGTTCCCCTCACGGCTACAACCCCTGTGGTCAGGGTCTGAGCAATGCAGATATGAAGAAGGGACGGTGCTCGGTCTTCCTAACGTAGAGTAGAACACGCAAACTGCTCCACTCTTATTCTGCCTCTG
This region of Pempheris klunzingeri isolate RE-2024b chromosome 2, fPemKlu1.hap1, whole genome shotgun sequence genomic DNA includes:
- the LOC139214149 gene encoding transmembrane protein 198-like isoform X1; the protein is MADPTGPSSEGAGAGTAEVDACSLEIERKYDVIPAVICSMCCLFGIIYCFFGYRCFKAVMFLSGLMFGSVIIFLLCHKEHVLDTQLSVEASAGIGLGIGLLCGLVTMLVRSVGLFMTGLLLGLLLALAALLVTHQFYTPTTVWVPLGALLGTGMLFAVLTLQWQKLFTILSTAVFGAAIMTVCADYFVEMLALATHVYECLRLTSGPPLCWYSWVILGIWPALSLIGVLVQWKLTDDSFSHTEVVISRRQKRVQLMRIREKDAKKRQQAGGQEGTYRRKPTPVKRYAGDLLAPSYLQSLRDRQMGTGTSLSSLGTANHTMIDLDYDTGSTVPLTATTPVVRV
- the LOC139214149 gene encoding transmembrane protein 198-like isoform X2, which gives rise to MADPTGPSSEGAGAGTAEVDACSLEIERKYDVIPAVICSMCCLFGIIYCFFGYRCFKAVMFLSGLMFGSVIIFLLCHKEHVLDTQLSVEASAGIGLGIGLLCGLVTMLVRSVGLFMTGLLLGLLLALAALLVTHQFYTPTTVWVPLGALLGTGMLFAVLTLQWQKLFTILSTAVFGAAIMTVCADYFVEMLALATHVYECLRLTSGPPLCWYSWVILGIWPALSLIGVLVQWKLTDDSFSHTEVVISRRQKRVQLMRIREKDAKKRQQAELPAKSAGQTNGHRHFP